DNA sequence from the Methanolobus sp. ZRKC5 genome:
CTTGCATAACCTGCCGTAGGTAATACATGGTTGGTACCGGATGCATAGTCACCCACAGGAACCGGAGAATAGTTTCCTACAAATATGGAACCTGCATGCTCTATACTCTCAAGAACAGCATCTGAATCTTCAACCATTATTTCAAGGTGCTCTGGGGCAAACTCATTGGAAAATGCGATACATTCATCCATGGAATCAGCTACCAATACTGCGGCGTTTTCAAGGGAAGTGTTAACTATCTCGGTCCTGAGAGTTTCCTTTGCCTGTTTAATGACTTCACATCTTACATCTTCTGCAAGCTTTTCAGAAGTCGTTACAATAACAGACACAGAATTAGGATCATGCTCCGCCTGAGCGATCATATCTGACGCTGCCATCCTGGCATTACAGGAATCATCAGCGATGATGAGAACTTCACTTGGACCAGCAGGGAAATCGATCTCTGCCATATCCCTTACCTGCATCTTTGCCGCAGTTACAAAAACATTACCAGGACCTACTATCTTGTCAACTTTCAGCACACTTTCCGTACCGTATGCCATACCGGCAACTGCCTGCACACCGCCTATCCTATAAACATGGTCTGCACCAGCTATCTTTGCTGCCGCAAGTGTAAGAGGAGTTATCTTTCCGTCCTTGCCCGGAGGAGTGCACATTATAATATTTTTGACACCTGCAACCTTTGCGGGAACTATTGTCATAAGGGCGGTAGAAGGATATGAGGCTCTTCCACCTGGAACATAGGCACCTACGCTTTCAAGAGGTGTGACCTTCTGTCCAAGTTCAATACCTGGTGAAAGCTCAATGAACCATACTTTTTGCGGCATCTGTGCTTCATGGAACTTCCTTATATTACCGGCAGCGAATTCAAGATGCTTCAGAAGAGCAGGATCTACACTTTTTGCAGCCTCATCGATCTCTTCCTTTGAAACTTCGATAGCTTCAATATCAGCACCATCAAATTTCTGAGTATACTCACGCAGGGCTGCGTCACCATTCTGCCTTACATCTTTAAGGATAGAAGCAACCGTAGCGCCAACATCTGCAAGTTCTCCACCACGACCAATTATTTTTCCTTTTTCTTCATCGGTAAGTTCGGATAGTTTCTTGTAAAGCATGATATTTCCCCGGAATGGATATGTAAAATTGCTAGTTATAAATATAGTAAATGATTATGATTATTTCCTGATGCATATACCTGTTCATCATATATAATGCTTAAAACATAACACTCCAAACAGAATTAAAACTTATTTTTCAAAATCGCTGAAAGTCCTCTGCTCATTTTCCATTAATGAACCCATGGTCTTTGAGCTTATAGTCCCTAATTCTGCGGAACTGAGTGTCAGGTGAATGCCTATCTCGCTAAATAGCTTTGCTGCTGTCTTTTGACCAATGAGACCAGAGACCGTATTCAGATTAGAGTTTCGTATGTCAGCTATACTCTTAAGACCATTGTCATAGAGCTTGCGGGCACGTACACGTCCAATACCCCGTATACTGACAAGTTGGATAAGCTCAGGCGAAGCACCGTAATGTATTCTCTTTTCCAGCATCACAGCTCTGCCGGCAGCATCATTGTCCAGTTCAGAAGCAATGAGACCTGCAAGCCTTGAAGCGGAATGCATCAACCACTTGGCAATATCTGCAAATGCATGTACATCACCTTCACCAACATTGAATTTCTTGGTAATCTGATCAAGTGATTTCTCACCTATCCAGTCAAGTATCAAAAGAGCAGTTTTTACTTCACCAAGGAACCAATCATAATCTATTTCCTTTGAACGGGGAGGAATCTCTGCGAATTCTTCACTATGAGCCATGACAAAATCATTGATTATCTCATAATCATTGGACCTCATGTAGAGTTGACGCATATCAGGTGTCTTGCAGATAAGATGCAAGAGAGTCAGGTCTGTGATATGCTCTGCTTTCTTCAATCCGTCAACGATATAAGCACCTGAAAGTGGGTCGATGTAAAGAGTAGATACAAGTCTTCCAAGGACCGTGGGCAATAAAGTGTCATCACCTTCAAGCATCCTTTTGTCCCTCAGGAAGTCGAGACATTCGTCAACCACTTCCACAATGCCCCATGTATCATTCTGGTGGGCAAAGAACGTAGCTTCAATGAACTCCATAAGTCCGTCCCTTGTAGTTGCAAAACCGTTCACGATGGTTGAAAGGATATGAGTCCTCAAGGCATTCTCTGTTCCAAGCTTGGACCAGATGTCCTCGGCACCTGCATCGATATAGTTGTCAAAAAGCCCTGCCATTTCGTCATATGACCTTGCGATAAGGACGGACTCACCATAAGGATCAAGGTGTGGTCTGCCTGCTCTGCCTGCCATCTGTTTGTAGTCCAGAACCGGTATTGGCTGCATGCCATAGTTAGGATCATAGCGTCTGTAACTTTTGACAATTACCCTTCTTGCCGGAAGGTTCAGGCCTGCTGCAAGGGTAGGAGTGCTGCATATCATCTTGATTTTGTTGGCCTTGAAACCATCTTCCACAATTTTACGATGTGCTGAGTTGAGTCCTGCATGGTGAAATGCGGATCCATTTCTTACACATTGTGCCAATACGTTTGATGCCTCCGTCTCACCACTTTCGATTATCTGTTCAACAAGTTCATCCAGTAAATTACGTGTGGGTTTATCGAGAGTCTCGGAAACCTTTGCACCTGCCCTTTTAGCAAATGAAACACAATTCTTACGGCTGCTTTCAAAGACAAGACATTGCCCCCCATCATGCAACGTGTCCAGCAGTATGTTGACAGCATCGTCCGCAGACCTGGGTTCAATACGTTTCTGTGAACTCCTGAAATTGATATTACCGCCGTAGTAAACACCTTCATGCAGGTCGGTTGGACGCCATTCACTGAGCACAAGCTTTGCCTTCAGCCAGTCTGCAACCTCGTAGGCATTTCCCACTGTTGCCGAAAGAGCAATTATCTGGCATCCAGGATTGAGTTTCATGAGTTTGGTGAGGGTAACTTCCAGAGTGGGACCTCTATTGGCCGAATCAAGCAGGTGGACTTCATCTACAACGATGGTGGTTATCTCCTGCATCCAGGAAGTTTCATTACGCAGTAGGGAATCGGTCTTTTCAGATGTTGCAACAATAATATCATTGGAACCGAGCCACTCATCCCGGGATTCAAAATCACCTGTAGATATACCAACCTTTACTCCACCGTCCTTCAACCCGATGGATGAGAATTGCCGGAAACGGTCGAATTTTTCACTTGCCAGAGCCCGCAGTGGAACAATGTATAAGGCTTTGCCTCCGTTTGCTATAGATTTTAGCATTGCAAGTTCGGCAAGTAAAGTCTTTCCAGAAGCCGTTGGAATTGCCGCAAGCAGATTATTGCCATCAAGTAATCCTTTTTCAATGGCTTCTGCCTGAGGGGGATAGAGTTCTTCTATGCCAGAATCAAGGTAGAAACGGATAACTTCACCTGGCAGGTCCAATGATTCAATTTTCATAGCATCGGAATTAAAGGATTAAATATCTTATAAAATTACCCTAACTTAAGCATAGATCAAAAAATATCAAATTGTTGTTATCTAGAAATAATAAGCTTGTTTCTCCGACATTACATGTTCTTGATTTGATCGACATAAATATTTAAAAGAAAATTCTTCCAAAATGCGCAATCTGGAATAAACACAATCATCTCCTTTGTGTTTACTGTAGCTTCCTCCCCTGAAAAACAGTTTAATCAGAGAATAACAATTTTTTCACAGGGTAATTACAATTCCAAAAAAATGAATTGAGGCACTGATGCTTTGATAATTCCTACTTTTGCTACTTGGTTTTGCCTTATGGTTGTGAAAAGTCAAAAACACTCATCGATATAGAGTGCATTTACCGGACAAAACTGTATACACTTGAAGCAACATACGCAGGAATGTTCTGTCACAATATCCTTTTTTGAAATTTCTATCCACATGGGACAAATCCTGTCACAAATGCCACATGAATTACACAGGGAAGCATCCCTTCTGACCTTCCCCCTACTAACAAGATTCAATATTCCGGCAACAGCTCCCTCCTTGCAGAAATACTTACATGCTGCCCGATCCACAAAAAATGAAAGCAGTATTGAAACTATCATTATGGCTACCAGTCCTTCAAGTACGAGAATTTCTGTGGACTCAGGAAGAAAACCAAATTCTGAAAGGATCAAAATCACAAGAACAAACACCATAAGGACATATCTGGAATATATCAACCAGGGATGGAATTCTCTGGGAATTGCAGTATTGTATCTTTTGCCAAGAATCTTCCGCCCCAACCTAGCAAAGATATCCTGGAAAAGTCCTCTTGGGCACATCCAACCACAATAAACAGGTCCAAAAAGCAAAGCCAAAGGTACACTTAAAAGTATAACGTATATTGTGGACTGGCTGCCAAAATAAACAAAGATTGCCAGCCCTGTCAATTGCAGGATTAACCTGAAAGCTTCAACTGTCTTTCGTTTGGCAGAATTGGAAAGTAAATCATTGACAATTTTCACAATACATGCTAACGTATATCTGATTGAAATATTCTTTTGTTTTCAAGATTCAGTATGTTAATGTATTGCTTTTATCAAAATGAGGAATTCTATAGAGACACTTCTTGTGTGATAATATTTGAAAACAAAAAGAGCAGATAACTGCTCCCATCAATCCAACTCCTTTACTCCTGACACATAATCATAAAGCAAAGCTGCAACCAGAGCACCAACTATCGGCCCTATAATGTATATCGGGAACTGCCACCAGAGATTCGAACCTCCCATAACAAACTCCGCAAGATACGGACCGAAAGTACGGGCCGGATTAAGCGATGAACCTGTTATGTTTCCCACAACAATAATGTCTGCTGCGACCACAAGACCGATTGCCAATCCTGCAAAACCTGAAGGTGCCCTTTTATCCACTGCTGAGCCCATGATAGTCAGCATCAGGAAAAAAGTTGCAACTGCTTCACAAAGTATAGCCTGGCCATAGCTAACACCATCAAACATTGCCGTTGCACCAAGGCCAGTTCCAACTGCACGTGCACCCAATATCGCAACAATGGTGAACGATGCAAGACTTGCACCAATCAACTGAGCAACGATATAACCAAACATATCCTTTGCAGGGAAACGTCCGGTTGCCCACAATGCAATACTAACTGCCGGATTGATATGCGTTCCCGATATGTGACCGAAAGCATATATCATGGCAATTATCGCTATGGCAAAAGAGATGCCTATTGCAAACCAAGCGGCAATGTCTATACCTACGTTGAAAGTGTTGCCCGGAATGGGGCTTGCGCCCTGGATCAACAGGACAGTAGTTACTACGGACCCGGTTCCCAGAAATACCAGCACATAGGTTCCGATTAGTTCGGCTATGGATCTTTTAAATAGACCCGGTTCTGACATAAAATCACCTGCCTGAAAACAAAATGTGCCTCATGGAGGCACATCTGTAATCAAACGGCCTCCGCCCAGTTACAGTCCTTGCACTTGTAATCGAAGTAGTTGGCTGCGCAGAACTTACATGTACGTGCTGGGGAATGTGGCTCTGTCTTATGCAGGGCTATAATATTGGTCAGCATTGTAGCTGTGACCGGTTCACTGGTCAGCAAACATGGGAAATCAGCCAGCCGCATAAGTGCTGAGAACCGCACAGTGATAGCACATGCAGGATAAGTATAACGCTGAGGGTTATTGAGGACCTCATTCTTCTCGATCGGACTCATGTCAACAGGTATACCCTGAACAACACCACCCATACCCCTTGGTTTGTGGTCAATGATACGTTCTCCCTTTTCAATAAGATCGATAAAGTCAACGTTATGAAGTTCAGCTGCGGCGCCCCTTGTAGGATTGGTGAGCACAAGGTTATGGAACCTTTTGACCAGCAGGTCAATGACCATCATTGTCGTGAAACCATCCATCCAGAGTATCTTTGTCGTTGCAGCTGCAGCAGCATCCGTTGCAATGGTAAGCGGTGAATATTCATCCCTGAACTTACCCATACCATTTTTCATGGTTCCTTCCATTACATCGCTTACGGCATTGATAACTTCCATGATGACATCATCTTTTGTCATGTTGAACATTGACTGGGATATGTGATGGGCAACATCACCCACACCATATGCAGGAACTGTTACGATATTACCATAGAAAACATCGGCATCCATTGCAGCTTTGATAGTAGGCTTCATCTTCTGCTTGTACTGGTTCATATATTTCTTAACATCGAATGATGTGTGACCAGCTTCGTCCATAAGTTTGACCTGTGCCGATATAGGAGAGTCGTAGACCATCTGCAGCATTTCAATCTCTTCTTTGATTGCCTCTGTGGGAGTCTTACCATTCTCAATTGCCATCTGGAATTTGGCGCCTACTCCATATGATGTGTTCATTCCCCATGATTTGGAAGAGAGTATTGCACGCTTGTGATCTACCGGAATATCTGTTTTCTGCAATATTCTGTTAACCACATTACTCGTGCTTCCAGGGACAAAGGCAAAGTCAACCACGCAGGTCGGACCATAGAAACCTCCGTATCTTCTAATTGATTCTTTGCCGATAAGAGCTTCAGATCTGCCTATCCTTTCAATGAATTTCTCTACTGAGGCTCTGAAAGAAGGATCTTCCTCGTACAAGATATCCAATATAGGTGGTGTCTGATAGTGTTCAACGTAAGGATCGTCTTCCGGCCGTACACTGTCCGTTAAGCCGGAAAGTGTCTCATAATGCGTATTTACCGAGTTGACGTGCAAATCAAATACTTCTTTGCATTGAGCACCTTCTGGTCTCATTTTATTTACTGCATCCACGTATGCTTTTGCATCCTCAACTTTAAATGCAGTACCTCGTTTCTTGTTTATAGTGCTTACAACAGCTTTCTGTGCATTCATGGCTTCTGTTGCCATTTTATCATATATTTCGTTCATATTGACCCCTTAGTTACTTGAAAGTGCACAAGTATACCTGGCAGAGGTGTAACAAAATAAATCAAAAAGAAACAAAAAAGAACAGAAGCCCTTTATTTACCTATAGCTAATGCTCCCGGGCTCATACCCAACATACACTCCCTGTCCGAAAGATTTGTTCACTCCACATTATATTCAGAGGTGATACGAAATAAACCTTTTGAAACATATATAAGCTGACAATAAGTTGCAAGTGACGACAATAAACTCATATCTATTCAATTGCTAATATGTTTAAGAGTTAATATGGCAAACCTGATAACTATACCAGCATGGATAACATGGGAGCTTGTGAATGTAACCTTGATCGTACTTACAATACTGTTGACTGTTTTTTTTGCAAGGTCTGTTGACCACATCCTTTCCAGACAGTTCAAAATTGTAAGCAAAAAAATGAATGTGGACCTGACAAGTTACAGGGTTGTCAGACATACTACAGAGGATTTCGATATTCCCTCATTTTAGATCATTAAAGTATTCAAACTCAATTATATCCTCTCATTTTTTATCATTTTGTTTAATTTCTCTTCATTAATCCTTATTTTTAGTATAGCTCCCGCTATCCTAAATTACTCCTTTGGTTTTTAGTGTCCTCAATTGATGCAGATTAAAACAAAAAGCTGTCATCAACATTTTTGCATTCACTCTTTCTACAGTTGTAACAAGAACCTTTCTGGTTTTAAATATTTCTTTTGTCACTGCATACACTCTTTCGCAAGGGACTCTTTTCACACTTATTCTTTCATTTCTGAGGATATCCATTATTCCTAAAGGATGTCCTCTTACAGCTCGTTGCATTGTTGCTGCAAAACCTTTTGCTATTGCTCCAAAATATCCTTTATCTCTATACACCACTTCACCCTTTTCAGACAGATCAACCTGTGAATCGTGAAGTGATGCAGTTGTTGTCTCAAATCTTCTGATTAGTTCATAATCCTTATCAATAATTGTATGAAGTTTGTATCCAAAGTGAGATTTACCATTTTTCTTAGTCCAGGTTCCATCTTTGCTTCTTCTTGTTTTCGCATC
Encoded proteins:
- a CDS encoding 4Fe-4S binding protein, which gives rise to MKIVNDLLSNSAKRKTVEAFRLILQLTGLAIFVYFGSQSTIYVILLSVPLALLFGPVYCGWMCPRGLFQDIFARLGRKILGKRYNTAIPREFHPWLIYSRYVLMVFVLVILILSEFGFLPESTEILVLEGLVAIMIVSILLSFFVDRAACKYFCKEGAVAGILNLVSRGKVRRDASLCNSCGICDRICPMWIEISKKDIVTEHSCVCCFKCIQFCPVNALYIDECF
- the hisD gene encoding histidinol dehydrogenase — its product is MLYKKLSELTDEEKGKIIGRGGELADVGATVASILKDVRQNGDAALREYTQKFDGADIEAIEVSKEEIDEAAKSVDPALLKHLEFAAGNIRKFHEAQMPQKVWFIELSPGIELGQKVTPLESVGAYVPGGRASYPSTALMTIVPAKVAGVKNIIMCTPPGKDGKITPLTLAAAKIAGADHVYRIGGVQAVAGMAYGTESVLKVDKIVGPGNVFVTAAKMQVRDMAEIDFPAGPSEVLIIADDSCNARMAASDMIAQAEHDPNSVSVIVTTSEKLAEDVRCEVIKQAKETLRTEIVNTSLENAAVLVADSMDECIAFSNEFAPEHLEIMVEDSDAVLESIEHAGSIFVGNYSPVPVGDYASGTNHVLPTAGYARIYSGLNLAHFMKSSSIQKISKQGLETLKDSVISIAEKEGLKAHADSVRARFE
- a CDS encoding ATP-dependent DNA helicase translates to MKIESLDLPGEVIRFYLDSGIEELYPPQAEAIEKGLLDGNNLLAAIPTASGKTLLAELAMLKSIANGGKALYIVPLRALASEKFDRFRQFSSIGLKDGGVKVGISTGDFESRDEWLGSNDIIVATSEKTDSLLRNETSWMQEITTIVVDEVHLLDSANRGPTLEVTLTKLMKLNPGCQIIALSATVGNAYEVADWLKAKLVLSEWRPTDLHEGVYYGGNINFRSSQKRIEPRSADDAVNILLDTLHDGGQCLVFESSRKNCVSFAKRAGAKVSETLDKPTRNLLDELVEQIIESGETEASNVLAQCVRNGSAFHHAGLNSAHRKIVEDGFKANKIKMICSTPTLAAGLNLPARRVIVKSYRRYDPNYGMQPIPVLDYKQMAGRAGRPHLDPYGESVLIARSYDEMAGLFDNYIDAGAEDIWSKLGTENALRTHILSTIVNGFATTRDGLMEFIEATFFAHQNDTWGIVEVVDECLDFLRDKRMLEGDDTLLPTVLGRLVSTLYIDPLSGAYIVDGLKKAEHITDLTLLHLICKTPDMRQLYMRSNDYEIINDFVMAHSEEFAEIPPRSKEIDYDWFLGEVKTALLILDWIGEKSLDQITKKFNVGEGDVHAFADIAKWLMHSASRLAGLIASELDNDAAGRAVMLEKRIHYGASPELIQLVSIRGIGRVRARKLYDNGLKSIADIRNSNLNTVSGLIGQKTAAKLFSEIGIHLTLSSAELGTISSKTMGSLMENEQRTFSDFEK
- a CDS encoding MIP/aquaporin family protein is translated as MSEPGLFKRSIAELIGTYVLVFLGTGSVVTTVLLIQGASPIPGNTFNVGIDIAAWFAIGISFAIAIIAMIYAFGHISGTHINPAVSIALWATGRFPAKDMFGYIVAQLIGASLASFTIVAILGARAVGTGLGATAMFDGVSYGQAILCEAVATFFLMLTIMGSAVDKRAPSGFAGLAIGLVVAADIIVVGNITGSSLNPARTFGPYLAEFVMGGSNLWWQFPIYIIGPIVGALVAALLYDYVSGVKELD
- a CDS encoding DUF2193 domain-containing protein — translated: MNEIYDKMATEAMNAQKAVVSTINKKRGTAFKVEDAKAYVDAVNKMRPEGAQCKEVFDLHVNSVNTHYETLSGLTDSVRPEDDPYVEHYQTPPILDILYEEDPSFRASVEKFIERIGRSEALIGKESIRRYGGFYGPTCVVDFAFVPGSTSNVVNRILQKTDIPVDHKRAILSSKSWGMNTSYGVGAKFQMAIENGKTPTEAIKEEIEMLQMVYDSPISAQVKLMDEAGHTSFDVKKYMNQYKQKMKPTIKAAMDADVFYGNIVTVPAYGVGDVAHHISQSMFNMTKDDVIMEVINAVSDVMEGTMKNGMGKFRDEYSPLTIATDAAAAATTKILWMDGFTTMMVIDLLVKRFHNLVLTNPTRGAAAELHNVDFIDLIEKGERIIDHKPRGMGGVVQGIPVDMSPIEKNEVLNNPQRYTYPACAITVRFSALMRLADFPCLLTSEPVTATMLTNIIALHKTEPHSPARTCKFCAANYFDYKCKDCNWAEAV